TTTTGGATATATTGATCATCCATTGTAAGTCTGACCATGTAATAAGTGATGATCATCCATCGTAAGCCTGACTATGTAATAAGTGATGATGAAATTGAAACATCATAGATATAATTGCCTGTGGCTAATATTAGGTTTTATTAATCTTGATGACAGTTCTGTTTTTATGCTAAGTTTTCACTTTTGGTGCCACACGTTTAGTTACTTCTATTTGTGCTACTTGctaaataaataatatgtaGGATAGGAATAAACCATTATATCTGAAAATCTTTCTGATGCGCAGACAACAGAACATGATCAATGCATTGTATCTGAAAGAATTTTGCTAACCTTACATAACATGTGAGGGATGCACTTAtgtttctaatgcaaacacatcATACAGGATTGGAATCAAAcctgtgaatttttttttttttggggggtaggGGGGGTGTGTagggaaataaaaattatttatctGACAGCTGATTGGCCATGTGACTTCACATACATGTCATGTTAGCATTTTAATAACTGGAATATGGCGTTTGATGTATAAATGTGCATAAGATTTGAAGTATTTATGGATATTAAAGGATAGGTGTTTGGATTTATTGTTGATAAGAGTTTGTGTGAAAAGTATTGCTtatattttcagaaaaataataCCTTGAAGTAATAATCTATTTGCAGAAATTTATGGGAGTGCCTGTTGCTTTGTGAGATTATTGATTTATCTAATTTTCTCATTTCAGGGTTAATATTTCTCTTGGGCCTAATGAAGAACGGCATCTCTTGAGTGGATTACATACAGTGAATGACATTTACTGTAGCTCTTGCCAACAAATATTGGGTTGGAGATATGTAAGTTAACACCGGatcttttaattttctcttaCTTTCCTTATTGTTTGACAAGTACACACCTAGGTCCAGCATAATGCACGTCATATTGGTAAGACAAGATGTAGTACATCTGCAGAGATTGACTCATGTCTGcttatgatttataataataaaacatacTTAAAGATTGAACCATGTctgtttttgatgtttgataatTTAACATACTTGGAGGCTTTATTCTGGTGGAATTTAGTTTGCTAAACTAACGTGCCCATGGAAGTGCACATGTTATGCTTGATGAGTTCAATGATCTTCAAAATGCATTTAGTATCTATGCACCTAAGTACTAGATAATTTCTAATAGCTTCAAATATGGATTCCAATTGGTTTTTATCAATCCAGTTCTACCCATCCTGGTTTCCGGGCTTGTGTAAAAGTAGAAATACTTATTGGGAATCTCAACTATATCTCAAACCATGGCTCATGTTTGTCTATTCTAAGGAGTGGGGTATGAAGTGTCTCTCTCACACAATTTCTTATTTGGTGGGTGAGTCTTGTCACAGCATGCCTCATGTTTGAGTCTTATCTGATGGAAAAGGTGGACAAAGAATGCTACCTTCATAATCAGTGCTGGGTATTTATAGGGATATTTCTTATTACTTTTAATGTAAATGTTCTCTGAGCTGCCGGGGGGGTACGCTAGCACCCTCTCTCTATCTTTTTCCTCTTCACATGAAATGCCTCACTGCCCACCCATGTATGAAGCCATTCCGTCACACCTTATTGGTGCCCTCGTCCATGCCGCTTTCTCAGAGTACCCTCTCCTTTACTTTTAtttatcattaatttttttgtctGCTGGATTATACTACCTCTTTTTGATTGGGGAATAGGTGCAGTGGGGTAAACCATCTCTGATGGCTATTTCTTACATGGGGCAGCTTTGCTGACTTGCAAATTGTGACAGGAGGTTCTGATCACTCTGAACTCATGCTTCAAGTTTCAACCTAAATGGAATTTTTTGCCCTGTGTCAAGATAAAAGATTTGATAAGTATAACTTTTTGGGTCTCCTCTAGttgcaagtaaaaaaaaaaaaaagattgggaTCTTTTGTAATAATGTAATCATGACTGTGTAACTAACTTGAAATCCTACCAAATATGGTAATTAAACTTTTCAAGTGGAATTTTAATGGGTCTATTCAAATCCAAGGAAATCGGTTGAAGAGGGAAGTAAATTTTAATTACTTGATTTAGAGGGGTTTTTAATTATATAATCATTGTTGGTACTGATTAGGAAAgttcccattttttccttttgttttaatttgatttcccttcctttcacttcacttctaaaCAAACAGCCTTAACAAATTCATTAATGTTTGCCTACCATGTTGACATGTACCATATCAAAAGGATTCCCTATCTGTCCCACTGTCCAAATGACCAAATTCCGCCTATATGTCACAGAAGTAGCTGCCTGTGAAGAAACGTTCCTTAGCTGCCAGTGGATGAAACTTTTTTCGAGATTCATTACTTGCTCAAGTCATTTCAGCTGTTTGATTAACCCCAAACCTTTATGATATGAAGAAGTTAGGCAGATCTTAGAGGGAGATAGGATTATGTTTGCCTTGAgcattttaatttttacatcAATCGATCATTTGTTTTTGCTTGGCCAGCAAGCTTTGAATTCTTAACCTCATATGCCAAGGGATTGATTTCCTCCAAGAGGATGATCAACATTTCTAAATTCAATCCTAGTATTAGCTGGTCTCTTCATTGGATTTGTCTTACCAGTCTTAAAGGAAATGGGCCAGTTGATGAGCACAAAACATGTTCATCAAATATCACAACAGTAGCACAACCTCCCATCCACCTGTTCGAAGCATGTCATAATAACTCAAATGAGTCTTCAGATCATCAAAAGACATATTATAAGTTTTTGGATCCTTCATACTGAGTGCTTTTGTAAAAGTATCATGCATAGATTCATCCATTTAGCTCAGTTATCGAATCTAAagtatcataaaaaataggTCCATTTATCTCAATTATTGAATCTCAATTTTATCCATTTTGAGTTGAATGACATGGAAACTTCAATGTTTGTTGGGAAAGAGATTTTATCTTTGGAGTTCCACTGTTACATGGAAAACCAGTATTTTTCCATGTTAGGTACAGTTTCCTTATAGAATGGAGTTCATTGCATACAATAAGCAGCCATTTACTTTCCTGTGTGCTTGCTTAGGTtggcatatgtgtgtgtgtgtgtgtgtgtgtgtgtgtgtgtgtgaaagagatacatacatatatgcatGAAATTAGTGAGTTTTAGGACACTTTTAACCAAATGCTTCTGTCAAATTACATCACTGTTCCTGGATTTGACTTCTTCCCTTGCAAAACAATCTTCTGCACATTCACTGTGACGGAAAGATATATTTGTTTAGATGTTAAGAAAAGATCCATACTGTAAGAGACACAAGCTGCTTCTTTCCGTAATGTATATGGAAAGATTCAAACCTTCGCcgctgcacctaacttcttggggccaccTCATGAGAGTTTCCGTCTCGGACTGACTCGGTCCTATGTAAACAGTATTACAGTGACCCCAGGGACTAGTTGGATCAAAGATCTGGACAACCtaggtatcaaaaaaaaaaaaaaataagttgtACTATGACTTAAAActgtaaataaatgaattgctaGGAATGTTGCAAATTTCTGCTTATATCAGTTAGACACTACCACATTTTTGCTCCGGTGACACTATGGATTAGTTTTCAAGCTATTAATGGTAGTTGGTAGAGATTCAGTTCAGGTCCCCATAgttacttttttctttcatgaatTGGCATAAAGTGTCCTGTATGGATGCTTCAGCTTCTGTGTGTTACATGGACAGTTCAAAATAGGTGCAATAGGTTATTTGGTTCTATGAATAGGTTAGGCAGTTTAACTGCAATagattctcttttatttatttatttaataatgaaaaatattattattattattattattattattattatcaggTTAATTTATAgcaccaccccctggagaatgccagtattataggaacaccccctctctttcactaaattagactcagactccCTCCTGTCAGTCTCTATTATAGATATATCAAGAATGTTGACATCaacagttcattttttttctaaatactattttgcccttaaaaataatgaaataccaaaattaccaCATTAGTCCCCAAATCGATTTCACCACAAAGAAGAACGTTGGAGAAAAAGATCCTTAGGGCTTTTCAAATCGGCGGCTGTAACCCCCTTTCGGCGACGGCGACGACGACTACGGCGGTTGCGAACCCCCTCCAGCAACTATAGGTATGTTATTCTGCCTCTTCTCATTTAACCCCTCAACCCGTCGCACTTTCTGGCATTGTGCCACCGTTGGCGGCCTTCTCCTTCACTGCCCAAGTTATCTTCTTCATTGATCTCATTGATCTCATTAATCTCTAAGGACTGAAGCGTATAAATACTCTTCCATTGTCCTTTATCCAACACAACAAAACCAGAGAAAACGAAACAGATAATTGGCTTATTAATTGACCGTTATTCTTTGCCCTAATCAATGAGAGATCAAATCTTGTCGGCTAAGACAACACGAGAGAACACATGGTCAGCCTCAGCGAGCAACCCGTTCGAATGCATGTGTTGACGTCAGATAAGTCGGTCTCCTTCACATTCTCTTCAATCCCTTCTTCTGTTCCTTTTGGACCTATCGCTTTTAGGTCGAGcccccaacccaaccttctCTTCTCTACTAATTAAACCCTGCGTAGCACTCCCACACTCACTTCTCCCTTCACACtttgcacctctctctctctctctcgctctctctctctctctctgatttaTGGGGAGAGAGGGACAGTTCTTCAGGTTGTAGAGAAGAAAGCTGGAGAGAAGCTCGTATACAGTGAGGAGACCTCTTGCTTTGATTTTAGAATAATgaagtttctgtttttttttctaggtttctGTTAAATGTTTTGATCTAATGGGTTACATTTCTACAAATCTCTCTCATTACCCCCCTAaaaaaacccaaccctaatatagtaaataaatattttaaggTAAATCAAGAACCGAGATTCCTGTAATATTTCCAATAATATGctctttccattttatttttttcgttttcttcttcctttgctgaTTCGTCAGTTATTATAGTCAATTTCTCAGAACTAACTTTTATgttcttctcattttctcattttctcattttaggGAGAGAAGGATAGAAGGAGAAAATGAAATGGTATACAAGTGaattaggggtatttttggaataataagataagggtgttttactcataagggctaaatTGTCATTTCATAACATCACTTAACGAcgatagggggtctgagtctaatttggtgaaagtgaaggggtgttcttataatactggcattctccaaggggtgacgttgtaaattacccttattattattattattattatccatTTCCATATCCAAGGATTTGTCTAGTCCTTTCATTCAAAGTAAGGGTAAAAGCATCACAAAGATGTCTTGGTCAATTATAGGTCATGAATGtcaatgaccaaaataccaGTTTGATTAATTTTTCGCAGAAGGATATGCAAGGATCATCCTTTGAATTCACATTCGAGGGGATCATAACAGCTGCTTGTTACCTTAATCCTGCTTGCATTGTGTTAGCTCTGTGTTAAGGGTTATTGGCGCACAATAAGCATTAAACATGGGCACTACCCTTTTGTACGTTTTTTTATTGGTTATAACACTACTCTTTTGCACACCTATAGTTTATATGTTAAttcattatttatattgcagGAGAAGGCTCATGAAGAGAGCCAAAAATTTAAGGAGGGGAAATACGTTCTTGAAAAAGAAAGGATGTGGAAGGAGGGTTGGTGATTCTAATAGAATTCTTTCTTGTTAGGAATCCAACAAGAGTTTGAGTAGAACCCAATGTGTTCATAGTGAGCCTTAGAACTCAAATTTTGATGAGATTGTTCATACTGTTAGCTGAGAATACATAACTGACAACAAATGTTAAAGTTTTAATTTTCTAGGTGGCATATTTGAATATGTTGTGATGTGAATAATTTTCTCACAGACCACTAGTGaggatttattttttccaaataaTGTCACTTTGTCCACATGCCTTTTAGTTAAGtgtgttaattggtttggtttcagtttaaacGGTGCGAATCGtttcgattcacatttatttaattaaaaccataatcgcatcatttactaaacggttccactttctgaagccgtgaccgtttagtaaacggatTTGATTTCCacagtttctaaacggtgtcgattttatgattttaagcggtttcgatttcgatttatttcaTAAGATTTGTACGACGGTTCATAATCAATTTGTTAGAACTTGCTATCATCTCTAAATTGAAGATCATAAgtttatcaaaaaatatttgacaatcacaaataagagattctatattaacgatggtatgtcttaatttgataatctagtactatttctttgcatgaccaTTCTCAAATATTTAGAATTAATATTATACATcaaaatccagccttctacagcataaaataataaaatgataaatagttcagccaaaacaccccatctataataacataataacatatatAGATTACaaattcatgatctaaagcctaaacttgaattgcaataaatcataccaaatcaagatggacacttaatttaattgttaattgttatacggattattCGGATCAATTTAAACAGTTTAAAAGattttaaatggttcaatttaaacggtttcaacTTAGTTTGAAACCAACGAGTTCCGTAGTTACAATCGAcccaacccgtttagctaatagGCCTGAAACTTAAAACCATAACTACATTATTTATTAAACAATTTTACGATTTCATAgatcggttcagttttggtaaATGGTTTCGGCTACAAGTTCACATCCATACTTTTAGTGTATTATATTATGTGAGAGGGAGTGTATTAACATCTGTGGTTGTGTTATTCCTTTTATCATGATTTGAAAGTGCCAAAAAATAGCAATTTATGAAtcataaaagcaataaaaactcctttttgggggagggggatgtgCAACACCACATTGGGGTCCAACAAATGGCAGTATCCCCAAGGGCCATCACGGGGAGGACCAACTGGGCAACAGTAACAAGACTGTTGGGGAATAGGATGGACGGTTTTAGGAATTAAAAATTCAATTGGATTAGGGTGTTTCTAAGTGACTTCCTAGCTACTACATAATCTGGTTGGAAACGATGGATAGGTTGACTTTTGACTGTTCAAATTATCTTGTGAACTTAGCTTGGATATAAAATCTGGATTTATGCGTATAACTAAGAATAGACGTTCAAATCGTTCAGATAAATTATATCATCAAGTGTCAACAGTAATGTCAAAAGCCTTGAGAAATGAGCAAGAGTTCTAATATTCACATTATCATTACTTCCATTCAAATTGTTACAAGTATAAGCTACAACGATAGAAACAAAAATACTAGTCCCTTACACCAATGCAATGTCAATCTTCAAGTCAATTCAATGTCCATAGAAACAAAAAGTTTCTTGGTCATTTCTAGGTTTAAATCGTTCATAGGCTGGAGATCAAAGGGTTAATGTTTTGCAGTTAAACTGCAAAGATAGTATCGTCCATGCAAGCAACATAAACGTGCCCATGGATGAGACTTGCATTTGAATGACCTTACACAAGGCAATTTCATGTGAGAGAAGGTGGACGCCGACGTACCCTCCTTCCCATTCTGGTTCTCAATAGTAGTTATGGATCCAGGGATGGTGAAGAATTTGTATTCAAACTCAGCAAAGAGAGTTTCAGAATTGATAACCATCCTTATGGTTTCTGGTATAGGTATCTGCTCCGTATATTCCTATCAGTATTGATAGTCATCCACCATGACCAATACCAATAACACCATATCAGTGCATCGATACAGGGAAGGGTAAAAACGATCAAAACACACTACAGCCCTTCGCAGTAGGGTTTCAGGAAAAGATACACTATAGCGGAGTTGATCCCGAGACCATGGTCATAAATCATAATCCCACTAATCTTAACCATTTGCCATTGGAGTGCAAATACACTCCAATCAATCAATTAAAGGTAATGTGTTGGGAAACAATCCAGTTTGAATCATCTGATTGTATTGAAACATTAAAGCTAAAGACCAGTCTCAAGAAATGGAAAACTAAGATCACCAATATGAAGCTTCAACTAATATGTAAACATAAAAACTTCAATAGGTAGAAAAAAGTGTATGATTCAGAAGATCATACAAACCACATTAAGAAACTTCCCAAACTTAGATAGGTCGAAACCAACAAAACCTACAGAAATATAATAAACCTTGTTAAACTTCTGCAAACAAGACTTCTCTGTACAATGACATAAGATGTCATTTGGGAAAAGGTAGGAACCTTTCATGGGTAATAGGAAGAAGGCCGGTACTGAGATGGTAAGCCATAGCTATCATAGCTCAAAGACCTGTCGTAAAGACCAGAAGGGTGAGATGGAAGAGAAGATTGTGATGGGTGCGAAGGGTGAGATGGAAGAGAAGAATAAAGGTGGGACCTAGCTGGGCTTAGGTTTCCACCAAAATTGACTGGGTTATCAGCAAACCCGTACAGTCCAGAAGATGAACTCCCATAATGTGCTATAGAAGAAGGACCTGGCAAGCCATACGGCCCAGCTGCTGAACCCATATAGGGAGCAGCTCGTTCTGGTAAAAGGCCAGATTGCTGCATCTGAGCAATCGAGTGAAGAGAGGTAGGAGTCCCAGACATGGTTTTCGGGTAAGAGGAAGCCGCGGCAGAGGCAGCAGGAGCTGCAACGGCAGGAGCTGATGGGCGAGAACGTTTACTTCCAGTCTGCTGCTTAGATGCAGGAGCTGCTGCAGGGCGTTTCCTCTCTGCTTTCTGCTTCTCCAACTGTTCCATGCGCTTCTGAAGATTCTCGGGTGGGTACTGGGACGCAAGGTGGTGTTCTTCTATGTTTTTAATTACTGCCTTCAAGGCAGCACATTCCCTGGCCGTAGCCTCATTCTGTGTGCAAGttaatacattaaaaaataaaacggGGTTCCATCATAGTTTCCAAAACCCAACCAAAGGGTGAAATTGCAAAATTACCTGCGACTGAGTGGAATGATTTCCCTTTTTGCGAATTTCCTGTGCTGTTTTCTTGGACTCCTTAATGTAATTTTTAAGGAGAGGTACTGGTGGAAACTTGTGAGCAAGATCAAATGCAAACACAAATTTTACAGCTTCAAGAAGCTTCCCCTTACTAGTGAGTTTCTGAATAAAATCTGTCGAAAGAAACATATAAAATGTTCTCAGTCTGACCCAAAATGGGTACAGAAGACAACCAATAACAAGTATTTGATTGCCAATTCCAAGGTATAGCCTAAGTTATAAGATCATGAGTTGGGAAGGAGGTAAATGGAAATAATACAAGACTGgcgaaaaaaattaatttcttgaTTATCTACTGAGAAAATTAAACCTATAACAATGAAGACTCAATTAAATCccctaaaaaacaaaacaagttaATAGATATAGCCCAAAagatttttttggtcaaataCATTtaacaaaagattaaaaaacaaaatgcaACTGATTTGATGACAGGACTAAGGATCCTAGGTAGCAAGTGATATGCGTACACATCAgggcccatatatatatatatatatatataagcaaaTTTAGAATCTGATAGAAGAATCAGAAAACCAGGTAAAGGGGAAAAGAAACcacaaattgaaaaataaagaactattttaaataaacaaacaaaatattTCAAAGAGACAAGTTTGAAGGCCTCAGAATTGCAGAATAACATCAAGGTTAATACCATTCAGTCCCGAAAGATGGTTTATAAAAGTGATATCATCATAGGCCATCAACTCAAatctagaaagaaaagaaaaaaaaacaattgtttGTCTATCAAATTTAGACAAACAAGAACACCAGTTAACCTTCCAACCCCCCAACCCAAGTAAAATgtaaaaatcaatttcaatctcaaaaaTAGCTAAGAACCATGAGCTTTAGCTGGAAACGACTtcccaaaaggggaaaaaggcaACACCAAgagaaatttttcaaaaatataggAGGTAATATACAGAGAGACAAAATCACAAGGGACACAGCAATAGAGACAGGAGATCCAAAAGCACACTAGTGACAGCAGAACATAAACAAATTATGATACTAACGATGACATAGTCTGCATTGTTAGACACTAGATGCAAGTTGAAAACTAACCAAAAGCTTCTTCCT
This genomic stretch from Macadamia integrifolia cultivar HAES 741 chromosome 2, SCU_Mint_v3, whole genome shotgun sequence harbors:
- the LOC122091052 gene encoding putative yippee-like protein Os10g0369500 isoform X2, coding for MGLLFLEYLSGPKIFKCKCCKVDSASNDDIISKNFQGRFGKAYLFRVNISLGPNEERHLLSGLHTVNDIYCSSCQQILGWRYEKAHEESQKFKEGKYVLEKERMWKEGW
- the LOC122091052 gene encoding putative yippee-like protein Os10g0369500 isoform X1, with protein sequence MGLLFLEYLSGPKIFKCKCCKVDSASNDDIISKNFQGRFGKAYLFRNVVNISLGPNEERHLLSGLHTVNDIYCSSCQQILGWRYEKAHEESQKFKEGKYVLEKERMWKEGW